The following proteins are encoded in a genomic region of Gossypium hirsutum isolate 1008001.06 chromosome D05, Gossypium_hirsutum_v2.1, whole genome shotgun sequence:
- the LOC107907143 gene encoding GATA transcription factor 21, which produces MTSSNCYSSLYPFPIDLNEDDQHQHHQLFNLISQPSSSSSSSSSSSSPSTSLTCPFSFSPTVQHQQAAFYQSLPQQFHDDQQDQEKIHVPQDGPLRSDCELRLSIWKKEERVETHHQSHDSAKWMPSKMRMMSSDHTNLSNSPTPKSEDHQEQKQPSSSPDNNNSTIRVCADCNTTKTPLWRSGPRGPKSLCNACGIRQRKARRGAAAAGIVVAAETPPSMKSEVQLKAKRSSNEGFPHLKNKKCKLNSQSQSRKKLCFEDLRIILSKNSAFHGVFPQDEKEAAILLMALSYGLVHG; this is translated from the exons ATGACTTCTAGTAATTGTTATTCATCTCTTTATCCTTTTCCTATTGACCTAAACGAAGATGATCAACACCAACACCACCAGCTTTTCAACTTAATATCTCAaccttcttcttcatcatcatcatcatcttcttcttcgtcGCCTTCTACTTCACTTACTTGTCCTTTTTCCTTCAGCCCAACTGTTCAACACCAGCAAGCAGCTTTCTATCAGAGCCTACCCCAGCAGTTCCATGATGATCAACAAGATCAG GAAAAAATACATGTTCCACAAGATGGACCATTGAGGAGTGACTGTGAGCTCAGGTTATCTATATGGAAAAAGGAAGAAAGGGTTGAAACTCATCATCAAAGTCATGATTCTGCTAAGTGGATGCCTTCAAAGATGAGGATGATGAGCTCCGATCACACCAATTTATCAAATAGCCCTACACCGAAATCCGAAGATCATCAGGAGCAGAAACAACCATCATCTTCTCCGGACAACAACAACAGCACAATTAGGGTTTGTGCTGATTGCAACACTACTAAGACTCCTCTCTGGAGGAGTGGACCTCGGGGCCCCAAG TCCCTTTGCAACGCCTGTGGAATTCGTCAAAGAAAAGCAAGAAGGGGTGCAGCGGCGGCAGGCATCGTTGTTGCAGCTGAGACACCGCCAAGTATGAAAAGTGAGGTTCAACTTAAGGCGAAGAGATCAAGCAACGAAGGTTTTCCACATTTGAAGAACAAAAAATGCAAACTTAATTCTCAATCTCAAAGTAGAAAGAAGCTGTGTTTCGAAGATTTAAGGATAATATTGAGCAAGAATTCAGCTTTTCATGGAGTTTTTCCTCAGGACGAGAAAGAGGCCGCGATCCTACTCATGGCCTTATCGTATGGTCTTGTTCATGGTTGA